A region of Salinibacter sp. 10B DNA encodes the following proteins:
- a CDS encoding alpha-L-fucosidase yields the protein MCPESVPFCKRPRPSSLSVFVIGLLAGLILLPSLAAAQEKGAPYEATYSSLEAHTAPTWFHDAKLGIFIHWGVYAVPAWAPPAEYAEWYPERYDEPGTRTYRYHNKTYGNDVEYEDFVSQFRAQRWDPERWAKLFKDAGARYVIPVAEHHDGFPMWDSRYTDWDAADKGPQRDIIGELAEAVRAEDMRFGASYHAMLNYYTPKYSGPHPAYMSDDYVRYMNTKARELIDEYHPSVLWLDGDWMGTPEQFRSKELIAYYYNQAAERDQAVAVNDRWGKSRGARGDFYTQEYQYDTINRLIGHKWENTRGMGESFGYNANEPRSNYMSLDALVDLFVDNVSKNANLLLNVGPKADGTIPAVQRELLTGLGEWLDVHGEGIYGTRPWVEATGTTLRDSLRVRFTQKEDTVYAFLLDTPSRSTITIPRLQPKTEMTVRLLGRSAPLEWTATEKGLRITLPSDVPERPAHALKIAPAPWRMMRD from the coding sequence ATGTGTCCTGAAAGTGTCCCCTTCTGCAAGAGACCTCGTCCGTCGTCGCTTTCGGTTTTTGTGATCGGCCTCCTTGCGGGCCTCATTTTGCTGCCGTCCCTCGCCGCTGCGCAGGAGAAGGGAGCTCCCTATGAGGCCACCTACAGCTCGCTGGAAGCGCATACAGCGCCGACGTGGTTCCACGATGCCAAGCTCGGCATCTTCATCCACTGGGGCGTGTACGCCGTCCCGGCCTGGGCTCCGCCCGCCGAGTATGCCGAGTGGTATCCGGAGCGCTACGACGAGCCCGGCACGCGCACCTACCGGTACCACAATAAGACCTACGGAAACGATGTGGAGTACGAGGATTTTGTGTCTCAATTCCGGGCGCAACGCTGGGATCCGGAGCGCTGGGCGAAGCTCTTCAAAGACGCGGGCGCTCGCTACGTCATCCCCGTGGCGGAGCACCACGACGGGTTTCCGATGTGGGATTCTCGCTATACGGACTGGGATGCGGCGGACAAGGGACCGCAGCGGGACATTATCGGCGAGTTGGCCGAGGCGGTTCGGGCCGAGGACATGCGCTTTGGGGCCTCCTACCACGCCATGTTGAACTACTACACGCCCAAGTACTCCGGCCCCCACCCGGCCTACATGAGCGACGACTACGTGCGCTACATGAACACAAAGGCCCGCGAGCTGATCGACGAGTATCACCCCTCAGTCTTGTGGCTAGACGGGGACTGGATGGGCACGCCGGAGCAATTTCGTTCAAAAGAGCTCATTGCCTACTACTACAACCAGGCGGCGGAGCGCGACCAGGCGGTGGCGGTGAACGACCGCTGGGGAAAATCGCGCGGGGCCCGCGGAGATTTCTACACGCAGGAGTACCAGTACGATACGATCAATCGCCTCATTGGCCACAAGTGGGAAAACACACGGGGCATGGGCGAGTCGTTTGGCTACAACGCCAACGAGCCGCGCTCCAACTACATGAGTCTCGATGCCCTGGTGGACCTCTTCGTGGACAATGTCTCGAAAAATGCCAACCTATTGCTCAACGTGGGCCCGAAGGCCGACGGTACGATCCCGGCGGTGCAGCGCGAGTTGCTCACGGGCCTCGGGGAGTGGCTGGACGTGCACGGCGAGGGCATTTACGGCACGCGGCCGTGGGTGGAGGCCACGGGCACGACGCTTCGGGACTCGCTCCGGGTTCGCTTTACGCAAAAGGAGGACACCGTGTACGCCTTTCTGCTGGACACGCCCTCGCGCTCGACGATCACGATTCCGCGACTCCAGCCGAAGACGGAGATGACCGTTCGGCTCTTGGGACGATCCGCGCCACTGGAGTGGACCGCAACGGAGAAGGGGCTTCGCATCACACTTCCCTCGGACGTGCCCGAGCGCCCGGCCCACGCGCTCAAGATCGCTCCGGCTCCCTGGCGCATGATGCGAGATTGA
- a CDS encoding mannose-1-phosphate guanylyltransferase — MDYAVIMAGGIGSRFWPASRKERPKQFLDVFGDGTLIQNTVARLQGLIPPERCLIVTHERYIEQTQKQLPAVPDENILAEPISRNTAPCITYAATTLADRDPDATMVVLPADHVIGNVERFHSTLEVALEAAQEPDALVTIGIEPTYPATGYGYIQYDGDEQEEGAELEAYPVRTFAEKPDQSTAERFIDSGDFLWNSGMFIWRADTILNQVERHLPDAHKAFEPVRAAGDGVDEETLTQAFKDSPRISIDYGVMEQADSVYVVPGSFEWNDVGDWRAVYDLSEKDEHGNVIEGNVIMQDSSRCYVQAGDRLVVLVGLHDSVVVDTDDAVLVCNRESAQQVKQVVEYLHAHQFEEYV; from the coding sequence ATGGACTACGCCGTGATCATGGCCGGGGGCATCGGCAGTCGCTTCTGGCCCGCCAGCCGCAAGGAGCGTCCGAAGCAATTTTTGGACGTGTTCGGTGACGGAACGCTCATCCAAAATACCGTCGCTCGCCTGCAGGGCCTCATCCCGCCGGAGCGCTGCCTCATCGTCACCCACGAGCGCTACATCGAGCAAACGCAGAAGCAACTACCGGCAGTTCCTGACGAGAACATCCTCGCCGAACCGATCAGCCGCAATACGGCGCCCTGCATTACGTATGCTGCCACCACCCTTGCGGACCGCGACCCGGACGCGACGATGGTGGTCCTCCCGGCGGATCATGTGATTGGCAATGTGGAACGCTTTCACAGCACGTTGGAGGTTGCCCTTGAGGCGGCGCAGGAGCCCGACGCGCTCGTGACCATCGGCATCGAGCCCACTTACCCGGCCACCGGCTACGGCTACATTCAGTACGACGGTGATGAGCAGGAGGAGGGCGCTGAACTGGAGGCTTATCCGGTGCGCACCTTTGCCGAGAAGCCGGACCAGTCTACCGCCGAGCGCTTCATCGACAGCGGCGACTTTCTGTGGAACAGTGGCATGTTCATTTGGCGTGCCGATACGATTCTGAATCAGGTAGAGCGGCACCTGCCGGACGCCCACAAGGCCTTCGAGCCGGTGCGGGCGGCCGGCGATGGGGTCGATGAGGAGACGCTCACGCAGGCCTTCAAGGATAGTCCGCGCATCTCTATCGACTACGGCGTCATGGAGCAGGCCGATTCCGTGTACGTTGTGCCCGGCTCCTTTGAGTGGAACGACGTGGGCGACTGGCGGGCCGTGTACGACCTCAGTGAGAAGGACGAGCACGGAAACGTGATCGAGGGAAATGTCATCATGCAGGACTCCAGCCGGTGCTACGTGCAGGCGGGCGATCGGCTCGTAGTGCTCGTGGGGCTTCACGACTCGGTGGTGGTGGATACCGACGATGCCGTCCTCGTCTGCAACCGCGAGAGCGCACAGCAGGTAAAGCAGGTTGTTGAGTACCTCCACGCTCATCAGTTTGAGGAGTATGTATAA
- a CDS encoding outer membrane beta-barrel protein encodes MSRLLPPLLLIGALLVAAPSVQGQPSPQFGITLGLNATTLEGPGNLGTRTMATGGIVMQVPISGPLSVQPQLLLSQKGTLVQSQQGGSIRYGAGYIDLPVLLRFQLPMLGPVTPYGLAGGVGGIKIFEQQRAGGDFSLPLPNDGASFFRRTNAGLTGGLGGTFKFGRDRRINLAVRYEHGMVDVARSIDRQPYEQAPFPTTAETRTWSIMLRLGV; translated from the coding sequence GTGTCCCGTTTGCTTCCCCCCTTGCTCCTGATCGGCGCTCTTTTGGTGGCGGCCCCTTCGGTGCAGGGACAACCCTCTCCGCAGTTTGGGATTACACTCGGCCTCAACGCAACCACGCTAGAGGGTCCCGGCAATCTCGGCACCCGAACGATGGCAACGGGTGGAATTGTCATGCAAGTGCCCATCTCGGGGCCGCTTTCCGTCCAGCCGCAGCTCCTCCTTAGTCAAAAGGGGACACTCGTCCAAAGCCAGCAGGGCGGCAGCATCCGGTACGGAGCGGGGTACATCGACCTGCCGGTCCTTCTCCGCTTCCAATTGCCAATGCTCGGGCCCGTCACGCCGTACGGGCTGGCCGGGGGCGTTGGGGGCATCAAGATTTTCGAGCAGCAGCGGGCCGGGGGCGACTTTAGCCTGCCTCTCCCCAATGACGGGGCGTCATTTTTTCGGCGCACCAACGCGGGGCTCACCGGGGGACTGGGCGGCACCTTCAAGTTTGGACGCGACCGTCGCATCAATCTCGCGGTTCGCTACGAGCACGGGATGGTGGACGTGGCCCGTTCCATTGACCGCCAGCCCTACGAGCAGGCCCCCTTTCCTACGACGGCCGAGACCCGGACGTGGTCGATCATGCTTCGGCTTGGAGTCTGA
- a CDS encoding short chain dehydrogenase codes for MDILVVGGTGTIGTAVVSNLQHDHNVIIAGHSSGEVQVDLADPSSINRLYQSVGIVDAVVSCAGEAAFGGLEELTDEDFDVSLSNKLMGQVKLVRQGIDAVRDGGVFTLTSGVLSQEPIEGSAAISLVNAGLEGFVRAAAIELPRDLRINVVSPPWVEETLDEMGADFSPSLPAATVADAYRASLDGNQTGTTIDARNV; via the coding sequence ATGGACATACTCGTCGTTGGCGGCACTGGCACCATCGGAACCGCGGTGGTGAGCAATCTCCAGCACGACCACAACGTCATCATCGCCGGTCACAGCAGCGGGGAGGTGCAAGTAGACCTTGCCGACCCCTCCTCGATCAACCGCCTGTATCAGTCCGTCGGCATCGTGGACGCAGTGGTGTCCTGTGCGGGCGAAGCGGCATTCGGAGGCCTGGAAGAGCTCACCGACGAGGACTTTGACGTGAGCTTGTCCAACAAGCTGATGGGCCAAGTCAAACTCGTCCGGCAGGGCATCGACGCCGTGCGCGATGGCGGCGTATTCACACTTACGAGCGGGGTCCTCAGTCAGGAACCCATTGAGGGAAGCGCGGCCATCAGCCTCGTCAACGCAGGCCTCGAAGGCTTCGTGCGGGCCGCGGCGATCGAGCTCCCCAGGGACCTCCGCATCAATGTGGTGAGCCCGCCGTGGGTCGAGGAGACGCTCGACGAAATGGGCGCCGACTTTTCGCCGAGTCTTCCGGCGGCCACCGTGGCGGATGCCTACCGGGCCAGTCTCGACGGCAACCAGACGGGAACCACCATCGATGCGCGC
- a CDS encoding SMP-30/gluconolactonase/LRE family protein, translated as MNRFIHMWAPFRKPYGGLRRGLVCLALLIGVASIGGSAVAQQRPVPKGATVELVDDGFEFTEGPIWYQGTLLFSDIPANTVYQWTPDDGTSVFMKPSGHANGLAIDSSGQLLLAQHDGQVGRRTADGSVTVLANTYGGKRLNSPNDLTVASDGTIYFTDPPYGVDENDRELSFSGVYRLSPNGELTLLTKTFARPNGICLSPNDSTLYVNDSRETRIRAYDVTESGGIENGRQFAAPTDEGAEGSTDGMKVDAQGNLYTTGPGGVWVYSPDGTQQARIAVPKAPTNLAFGGPDRKTLYITARPHVYRVPVNVPGAE; from the coding sequence ATGAACCGGTTTATACACATGTGGGCCCCGTTCCGAAAACCGTACGGGGGACTCAGAAGAGGCCTCGTTTGTCTCGCCCTCCTGATTGGCGTTGCGTCAATTGGGGGGTCGGCAGTGGCACAGCAACGGCCCGTGCCCAAGGGAGCAACGGTAGAGCTGGTGGACGATGGATTCGAATTTACGGAGGGGCCAATCTGGTATCAGGGCACCCTCCTCTTTTCGGACATCCCGGCAAACACCGTGTATCAGTGGACGCCCGACGACGGAACGTCCGTATTCATGAAACCCTCCGGCCACGCCAACGGACTTGCGATCGACTCCTCGGGACAACTTCTCCTCGCCCAGCACGACGGACAGGTGGGACGGCGCACAGCCGACGGGTCGGTCACCGTCCTCGCAAACACCTACGGCGGCAAACGGCTGAACAGTCCCAATGACTTGACGGTCGCTTCCGACGGCACCATCTACTTCACCGATCCGCCCTACGGCGTGGACGAAAACGACCGGGAGCTTAGCTTTTCGGGGGTGTACCGCCTTTCGCCGAACGGCGAGCTGACCCTCCTCACCAAAACCTTTGCACGCCCCAACGGGATTTGTCTCTCGCCGAACGACTCCACCCTCTACGTGAATGACTCACGCGAGACTCGTATTCGAGCGTACGATGTCACCGAGAGCGGGGGCATCGAAAACGGTCGACAGTTTGCGGCTCCCACCGACGAGGGCGCTGAGGGCAGCACGGACGGCATGAAGGTGGACGCTCAAGGCAATCTCTACACCACAGGGCCCGGCGGCGTGTGGGTGTACAGCCCCGACGGTACGCAGCAAGCCCGCATTGCGGTTCCAAAGGCCCCCACGAACCTCGCCTTCGGCGGGCCGGACCGAAAGACCCTCTACATTACCGCCCGCCCGCACGTCTACCGCGTTCCGGTGAACGTGCCGGGGGCAGAGTAA
- a CDS encoding TrkA family potassium uptake protein, which translates to MKRFVIVGLGNFGSSVAEALYSRGHDVIAVDTDERAVDNIAPHCSRAAVGDGRQRETLEEVGAGEADAAVVSTGDDITASILATMALTDLGIENVYAKVISHNHARVMVRLGVTETVFPERESGYNLASRISEKGVLNYVRMARNLSVQELVVPDDWRGRTLRDLEVRAQFGVSVVGIHDTTNDEMIVPPDPDETLERTDTLLLAGPDDALEAVAELANETAT; encoded by the coding sequence ATGAAACGGTTTGTCATCGTCGGGCTCGGCAACTTCGGGTCGAGCGTCGCGGAGGCGCTCTACAGTCGTGGGCATGACGTCATTGCCGTGGATACGGACGAACGGGCAGTGGACAACATTGCCCCGCACTGCTCGCGCGCCGCGGTGGGGGACGGACGACAGAGGGAGACGCTGGAGGAAGTGGGGGCCGGGGAGGCCGACGCGGCCGTTGTGAGCACGGGCGACGACATTACCGCCAGCATCCTGGCCACGATGGCGCTCACGGACCTTGGCATCGAGAACGTCTACGCCAAAGTGATTTCGCACAATCACGCTCGGGTGATGGTGCGGCTTGGGGTGACGGAGACCGTCTTCCCGGAGCGCGAATCCGGATACAATCTTGCCAGTCGGATCTCGGAGAAGGGGGTACTCAATTACGTCCGCATGGCGCGCAACCTGAGCGTGCAGGAGCTGGTGGTGCCGGACGACTGGCGGGGCCGCACCCTCCGCGACCTTGAGGTCCGTGCGCAGTTCGGCGTGTCCGTCGTGGGCATCCACGACACGACGAACGACGAGATGATTGTGCCGCCGGATCCAGATGAGACGCTCGAACGGACGGACACGCTGCTTCTTGCGGGTCCCGACGACGCACTGGAAGCGGTGGCCGAACTCGCGAACGAGACGGCGACCTGA
- a CDS encoding cold shock domain-containing protein encodes MVQGTVKWFSPAKGYGFAEPDEGEDDVFLHHSEVPDEDLEEGDRVEFEIEETDKGLSAINVERVTERQW; translated from the coding sequence ATGGTGCAAGGAACCGTTAAGTGGTTCAGTCCTGCTAAAGGATATGGATTCGCCGAACCCGACGAAGGAGAAGACGACGTCTTTCTCCACCACAGCGAGGTCCCCGACGAGGATCTCGAGGAAGGAGATCGGGTCGAATTTGAAATCGAAGAGACCGACAAGGGGTTGAGCGCGATCAACGTCGAGCGCGTCACCGAGCGTCAGTGGTAA
- a CDS encoding Hsp20/alpha crystallin family protein, which produces METLTRSSRRTSPLRSLQDEVNRVFESVFPSSMGEQEESMSTVWSPRMDLTESDDNYHLSVDLPGISKDDVSISVENNRLTIRGERREDSRTENENMVRMERTFGSFYRSVRLPKSVNEDKIKATFTNGVLSVDIPKTEKSKPKKIKIS; this is translated from the coding sequence ATGGAAACACTCACTCGCTCGTCCCGCCGCACCTCGCCGCTTCGAAGTCTGCAGGACGAGGTCAATCGCGTTTTTGAGTCCGTCTTCCCGAGTTCGATGGGCGAACAGGAAGAATCAATGTCGACCGTCTGGTCTCCGCGAATGGACCTCACCGAGTCCGACGACAACTATCACCTCTCGGTCGACCTGCCGGGCATCTCGAAGGACGACGTCTCAATCTCCGTCGAGAACAATCGCCTCACAATCCGAGGCGAGCGCCGGGAAGACTCCCGCACGGAGAACGAGAACATGGTGCGCATGGAGCGCACTTTCGGATCGTTTTACCGCTCGGTTCGCCTTCCGAAGTCCGTGAACGAGGACAAGATCAAGGCCACCTTCACCAATGGGGTCTTGTCCGTCGACATTCCGAAGACGGAGAAGAGCAAGCCCAAGAAAATCAAAATTTCGTAG
- a CDS encoding cupin domain-containing protein: protein MLQRDMLDASTWIDRLDLESHPEGGYYRETYRAEHSIPASGLPGRFADARDAAALIYFLLPSTSFSALHRIRQDEAWHFYEGGPVTLHQIAPDGTYSTVTLSRSVEDGHHLQTVVPAGTWFGATVHAEEGYALVGCTTAPAFDFADFELADRAALTNEFPEHAALIERLTRAD from the coding sequence ATGCTCCAACGCGACATGCTCGATGCCTCAACTTGGATTGACCGGCTGGATCTGGAATCGCATCCGGAGGGAGGGTACTACCGCGAAACCTACCGGGCCGAGCATTCCATTCCGGCCAGCGGGCTCCCGGGGCGGTTCGCAGACGCCCGCGACGCGGCAGCCCTCATTTACTTTTTACTTCCGAGCACGTCCTTCTCGGCCCTCCATCGCATTCGGCAAGATGAGGCCTGGCACTTCTACGAGGGGGGTCCCGTCACGCTGCATCAGATTGCACCGGACGGCACCTACTCGACCGTGACGCTGAGCCGATCGGTCGAAGATGGGCACCACCTTCAGACGGTTGTGCCTGCTGGAACGTGGTTCGGGGCCACCGTGCACGCCGAGGAAGGATATGCTCTTGTCGGTTGCACGACGGCCCCGGCGTTCGACTTTGCGGACTTTGAGCTGGCCGACCGGGCGGCCCTCACGAACGAGTTTCCCGAGCACGCCGCGCTTATCGAGCGGCTCACCCGTGCGGACTGA